The DNA sequence aaatcaacgAACAGATGTTTATCCTTAATTAAATAATTCTTCCAATGTAGcaaatcaattaaaatcaaataggaaaaatttcacaaatggtcactcaactatgactcattcgacactttggtcactgaagtttcaaatatatcactttggtcactcaactattacactgtcaatcacttcaGTCACTAAAAGAGTatcttttataattttttttttatgaaaaagattaacaaagtgacttaagtgattgacagtgtaatagttgagtgaccaaattgatatatttgaaacttcagtgaccaaagtgtcgaatgaatgatagttgagtgaccatttgtggaattctcccaaTCAAATAATAGAATCCATTGAGTTTTTTAAGACACATATAATTGAATACACGCAATAGcattctggtttttttttcttttcttttcaataaaCAAATGAATAGCTTGGAGTATCCCAGCTCATCTCCTAttaaattttattctgaagaaaaaaaaaaggaaaaaaatacaagaataaaggggacataaaaccaaatcGTTGAGAAAAAGcaaccaaaaagaaaacaaatgacaaATACAAGAAAAAAGTGAACCTAACGAAACTGAAAATTGGGAAGCCTCAAATGAAACAACAACATTGTGGTTCACTAGCTAGAACATCATCTTTATGCATGGGACCATCTCTCAATTCTTTTGCCTGAGCTTCCTTCCCTCCGCGAGCCGTTTGGCAAAATCGACCAGTGCTTCTTCGTAGGTACCTTCTCCCTCAGATTCCTCGTACCTCCCAGTATCGAGATTTACCCTTGACAATCGCTTCTTCAACAGCGCATTTCCGATCTCGACAAGCCTCTTCAGATTCTTCTCTGTTGCAATGTCCACTGATGCCTCCTCACCGATCAAATTATCATCCTATAATTTTCACAACATCATAAAACTATATATTAATTAGCCTGATATATCCTATAATTAATCATAGTAAGTGCTTCTGGAACTAAAAGCACTTCGTAGTTCGTACAGAAGCATTGCAAACATGCATGCACTATGTTGACAAACTCTGTTCACCTGAATGCGTATGTAGTTATCGTTGCAATTGAGGGACTGGAACAGAGTGGAGACATGAATGTCAACCATATCAGCACTCGCATCGCCAAACATGTCAACCAAAGGTGTGCTCCCATTGTTAAACAACCAATTGATCAAACCCCATTTTGAGGCCTCGGCTGCGGTGTACTTCCCTTCAGACTTGGCGGAGCCGGTGCCCAATGAGAGCACTAGTAACCGAGTGGCATCCAATGGCTCTGAGTCGTGCTTCAACATCTCTCTGTTTATGTGGCTTATGGCCATCATTGTCTGTAGATATTATACAGTTACGATGGATCGATTAGATAAGTAGGGTACTTGGTATATGTTCAATGGGTAGATAAATGCGTGGTACGTCGTTAGCATATATGTCACAACATAAAACAAAGTTCACGTAAAGTGATGAAATTTAAGATTCAAATTGACAATTTAACAATTAACGTAACACCTCATATTATCGGACAAAAGTAGTGAATCACAAGCATAGATTACTTACAGGATTATTTGCAGCGACCCCACCATCAACGAGATCAAAAGAACGAGTTCTTCCCTGTTTGTCTGTAACCTCAAAGTAGTGTGCGGGGAGAAAAGTTGGAGCTGCAGAGGTACTGATGCAGATATCTGAAAGCTTTGCATTTTTCAAAGAACTTTCTTTTGCCTGTAGTTAGAGAAATTAGTcccaaatatgtatatgaagaTTGAAGAGTGCATTAGTGCCTTAATGGTTTGTCTTACATCAATGGTTGAGAAAATCACAGGCTGAAGGTGTTTGATATCGAACGTTGGGATGATGACATTGGTTAGAGTTTCTTTTATTGTGAGGTCGCCAAGCAGCCCGGTCGTCAATGTGCGCAGGTAATTCCCGTCGTATTTTGGTCCGGTCACCGCTCCAACCAAACTTTGAATTGATGTCAAGAAGTTCTTTCGACTGCATATCAATGTAGATAAAGAATAAATAAGAATAACGTACGCTACAATATTCACCgaatcatctttttcttttaataaagaggatcaaagataTTCACCGAATCATGTTCATTGGCAAAATATTGCATGTGTACATACTATATATGCTAGTTTGTTAACTCAACTGACCTCTTCTGGGGGAAAATCTTAGGTGTTTGTTCCAAGTAGAAGTTATTGATGTCCTTTGCTTCATACATGGGTCGATTGTCCTTGTTGGGAGCTGTAAGCATGGTGGTGACCAATCCACCTGTGCTAGTTCCGGCGATTATATCAAAATAATCTGCAAGTCTTGCACTCGGGCCATCCAAATCCTACATCATTAATATACAGATGACAGATACAATAAGTAAAATATGGAAGTAGACAAGTAGTGAATGGTTATTTTTGTGGagtatggaagattatgcaagtACCTGAAGCTTGGATTCGAGAAAGCCGAGGATAGTGCCAGGGATGATGCCTCTAATACCACCTCCGTCAATGCTTAACACTGTCACCATCTTTCTCTTTGCCAAACCAGTAGacattttcaaaacaaaaaaacctagTTTTCTAGCTTGATTTCCAGAAAAACGATATCAATAGTAGTGACTTGGATAAATGATTACGTGATTGTGAAAGTAGTATGTTTGTGAATGAATTATGAAGCATACTCCAAAACCATTATGATATTTATAGCTAGCAAGAACCCAACCAACTTttcagaaaaaaagaagaatagacAAAGCCTATGATATCTTATTGACTTGGCTGCTGGCCTGCTGCTTATGATGACCCATAATATTAGGTCCGAGGCGGCTAACCCTAGGCACCTCTTTCAATTCAATGATTGAGTCAAGTCTTCTACGCTATCTGCTAGGTCTTAGTTTTAATCAAAGTAATTGCCTGGGTATGTAGATCAGTAAGGTTATTATACTTATTCAATACTACTTCATGGACTACGTCGTCAACCTCATGATCGATGAAATGTTAGTTGGTGTTCAAGAATGTGATATTTGGTTTATACTGTGTAGTGTAGCTAGCTCATATCAAATGCAGAGAAAGCATATTCCATTATAATAGCTTCCAAGAAACCACGAAAAGCTAGCCGGAGTAGGTCTCTTTTCCAGGAAAGCTAGCTAGTTGGCTACCTTATCCACCCACAGCCACTAATTAATGTTAATGAATTCTTAACATTCATGTATAATTAATTAGTAAGCCCTTAATTAACTATCTACTCGAAGACCAAACTTCAGACGTACTGATAGGGATCGAGCAActaatatattcttaatttaaCGCGATGCATGTTAATCTCTTCGGCTCTTCCTAAACGTTACTTGGTTGCCAGCATTAGATCGGAAAAAATATAATCATGTTCTAGTTTCTACGTACTAAACATGCTTATACCAGATTAGTTAAGTAGTGTAAACCTATCATGAATTCATGATGACGTTCTTTGATATATAGTTAAGCACAACACCAAGAAAATTCTAGGTACATATCACCATGAATTGAATAATGTATTGGTTCTTGGCAGACGAGGAGGTTCTGCGTATATATCATAAGGTTCAAGTTTATTTTAACGTACTTGGAGAGGAGTCAGGAAGCCCATAATTTGAccacttctttaattttttttaaaatatggaTTTGGAccagaaaaaatagaaaatgcatGCATGAATGTTTTCACACTTCAATTTGCTCATTTAAAATGTTTTTATTTGTACcttaattttatctttttaatcttttattgAAAACATAGTTTCATAGGTAGAAATGTTCCACATTTAAAAATTTCCAGTGACGTCGAAAGGATAAACATCGAtcgatttatttttttttggctgaaagaTGAGTGAAAGAGAGGAGTAACCTCCCCTAACACTCTATTGaattaatcaaagaaaaagtagaTAACAAGAGAGGggaacaaaaccaaaacctctcgAAGCAAACTAATAATGAAGCAAAACTAGCTAAACCAAAACTGAGGAAGACCCATAATGTCACTATTATAATAGGACAAAATAAAAGGAGGCACATCCCACCACACCAGTTGAGTTAAGGACGTACCATGATTAGCCAATGCACACTACTACAATTATGAGGAAAGGCCACACACAGCTTGCGTGACAAAAAGACCTCAAAGGACACACATGTGTGTGTCTAACAGCCATTGCCACACTACAGCCACTTTTAACAGGGTCAGTGCTCTGTAGAGGGGTTGTTTTCCCCTTAAATAGTCTCGATTTACTTGTCTGTGGTTTTTCTGAAGAAACTCTGACACATTGGGTCCACTAACAACAACGGTGGGTAAGAATCTAATtataattgttttttattttttaattgcttCTGGTCCAATATCGAGTATTCCTGGGATGGACGGCTAATATCTTGATCATAATCATTTTATTTCATCTTTCTGGGGATGAATGGGTTCAATGATGATCGGCTTGGATTCAGTCACTGGCTCATTGCCATGGTTTCAGCCTCTACTCAGTGATGAAATTTGAGATCTTGGATTAGAGATGATAGGCGTAGATCCATACTTTATTCAAACACTGAAATCATATTCTGATAAGGTCGATCTAGTCAGCCAAACCCATGCCGCTGCCATTCGCACCACCAACAATCGCACCCAAATCGAGAACCATTTCCCTCCTCCGTGGCTTTAAAGAAACAAGCTCATCCTcaacatcaccatcaccatcacccaACAACATATGAGGAGGGCCTCACCTTTATACCCAATCCCACAAGTCTCCGACGAaggccacctccacctccacctccacctccaccgaCCAGCAGATCAGCCAGAATTTCTTAGCCCCATCAACTTCTCACCAACGAGACAGGCAAGGCCGCAGCTCTCACCCACAAAGGAAGTATACCACTACCAGCTCGAGCCAGATCCAAACTCGGATTAAACTTACCTATACCGAGACTGAACACGACAAAcaccagaaagaagaaaagcagaAAATGACAACGCACCAAAGCAATTGTTCAGATCTAAAAGGAATTTTAAATGAAATGAACTTTAATCGTAGCAAATTGCTAGCAATTGAAAACAAGGTCAGAGAACTCATAAGCCAACAAGCAAGGCCTTCAATCGTAGCACTGATCATATGAGGAGTTCCACAAGCTAGGCCTCCACCTGTGACCTTCAAAATCAAACAGGTGTTGTATTAACATCAAAGCAAACTGAATACATATATAGAGCAAAGAATCTAATCTGTACAAGAGACTTCCCAAATTTGATATCATACAGCTAAGAACAATAGTTTTACTGTTGAGTTGTCCCAGATCTAGGAGGCAGGGAATACAATACATGGCGGCTACCTCCGTGTTGAATCCACCCACTTCCTTACTAACAACCAAAACAAAGTAATTAAAAAGCAAGGGAAAAGAAGAAACCCATTTAATTTCCAGCACTTAACTCTGTAACTAAAGGGAAGAGATGAGAGAATAAAGAAGATTGAGAGAAGGACTGATGATTTCAGTGAGTTCAAGGAGaagggaagaagatgagagaataGATAAGAGAGATGAGAAACGAATATCATGTTATGTTTCCCATTAACTTtaatataaaaaatgaaaatatcagGTTATGTTTCCCACTCatgaataaaaaatgaaaatatataaagTTAGGACCATGTCGTGTACGGGTTTGCAGGAAGGAAAATTTtaacaattataaaataaaacataccCACACTTTGTGTTTGTACGTGGGAGATATGGACACCAACTACTCCAATTTACACATTTCCTTCAGCTCGTGGCAATACAAATGTGGCTGTTGCCCACATTTGTTGTGGTGGCATCTGCAACTTTATTCCCTTCACGAAAAATATGAGAAGATCGAAATGTCATATTTGCGATGCAACTTAAACAATTAAGTCAACGAACACGAAGTTGCCAAGGTACAAGCAAAGGAGAGCGTAGGTAGTCTAGCACAAGTGACGAGTCAACCTCCAACCAAATGTGTTTCCAATCACAAACCCAAACAAACTCAATAGCAGTTATAACTGCCAAAACCTCCGCTGCTATAGAACTGGGAATGTCAATGTTGGAAGAAAAAGCACCCAATTATTCCTCGTTGGATTGAGACCCAATGCTCGATGATACATGCAATTTCTCGTTCTTGTTTGGTAATAAGCTAGTTGCTTACTGTTTGTAATTATATTCACATTTGAGAGCTTCTTTCAGTTTTTCACTTTgaattagaggtggcaaacgggcggcccggcccattctaagcgggcctagtcgtgcttcgtgccttgcttgggccggcccatttattatcgtgccggcccatttacttaaacattaagcccggtccggcccatggcccaAGCCCATATCGTGCTGGACcatgctcgtgccgggtcaataaacgggtcgtgctcgtgcctacccactataaataatgattttaaaatcttaatttgaacaaataaacattaattttatttaactatttagaaaattaaaataaattaagttctacaacgtttttcttaatcttagctttctaagattagttttctaataattttttatattccactataagaaagaaagaaaaaaaaataactcaaaatatattgttttttagtatattattgtgagattaatcttcaTTAATATAATGAATATTTAGCATCATATTATTTTTTCCTTCGTtctatagttggtattattaTGAGGTTAGTCTTTATTAAAAAACATAtatttgttttagagaaacgataattgagaggaatttgatgtgtattcttattgataataggggcctctttatatagaggattataatgcatagaatccaaatcatacaaggaaagtaatcatacattgaataggaatttAGATCCTTCTAAcgtaactctattaccactaggtcaagtaacctagagtttgggccagacacagaatagagatttacttaaacactcccccttgtgtcgcccaaatgcggtgcttctctcgttgccttgcTAAAAACCTTAcccagtaacaaaaacccaatgggataaaaataacctcggtcgaaggggaaaaaaaacacaacacacccttcacgtttcgagaccatacatataGACATCTCTCCCTagtgtctgcatctccccctgatgactacggtcatgagagttcggataactttcgtaaacgatgctaccaacatgtttctcgaaagtggaatttaggcaatgacttagtgagcaagtctgccatactgtcctcagatcgaacctagttcatcttgatcttgaggagagtctgttgttgctgattatggttggtgttgtcgcttttgatgtagcatttgcttcatttgttcaaagcaagcaacattatcctaaatgctcatagggtcatctgtggtagacttcaaaccacaattgttcgaacatgcataattatggatccaatccatatacattcacgaaccacttcgtgaagagcaataatctctgcattgttcgaagata is a window from the Rosa chinensis cultivar Old Blush chromosome 2, RchiOBHm-V2, whole genome shotgun sequence genome containing:
- the LOC112188924 gene encoding patatin-like protein 1 isoform X1, which translates into the protein MSTGLAKRKMVTVLSIDGGGIRGIIPGTILGFLESKLQDLDGPSARLADYFDIIAGTSTGGLVTTMLTAPNKDNRPMYEAKDINNFYLEQTPKIFPQKSRKNFLTSIQSLVGAVTGPKYDGNYLRTLTTGLLGDLTIKETLTNVIIPTFDIKHLQPVIFSTIDAKESSLKNAKLSDICISTSAAPTFLPAHYFEVTDKQGRTRSFDLVDGGVAANNPTMMAISHINREMLKHDSEPLDATRLLVLSLGTGSAKSEGKYTAAEASKWGLINWLFNNGSTPLVDMFGDASADMVDIHVSTLFQSLNCNDNYIRIQDDNLIGEEASVDIATEKNLKRLVEIGNALLKKRLSRVNLDTGRYEESEGEGTYEEALVDFAKRLAEGRKLRQKN
- the LOC112188924 gene encoding patatin-like protein 2 isoform X2; its protein translation is MSTGLAKRKMVTVLSIDGGGIRGIIPGTILGFLESKLQDLDGPSARLADYFDIIAGTSTGGLVTTMLTAPNKDNRPMYEAKDINNFYLEQTPKIFPQKSRKNFLTSIQSLVGAVTGPKYDGNYLRTLTTGLLGDLTIKETLTNVIIPTFDIKHLQPVIFSTIDAKESSLKNAKLSDICISTSAAPTFLPAHYFEVTDKQGRTRSFDLVDGGVAANNPTMMAISHINREMLKHDSEPLDATRLLVLSLGTGSAKSEGKYTAAEASKWGLINWLFNNGSTPLVDMFGDASADMVDIHVSTLFQSLNCNDNYIRIQFYDVVKIIG